TTGGTGATGGGTATGGGCTCCTTGGAGGAGAGGGAAAGCCTCCCCAGGTCTTCCACTCCCACTCCGAGTGTCTTGGCCATGAGTTCCAAGAACCTTCCCGTCCCGGCGGCACACTTATCGTTCATGACGAAGTTCACCAGTCTTCCCTCCCCATCCACCCTTATCACCTTGCAGTCTTGCCCACCGATGTCTATCACCGTCCTCACGGAAGGGAGGAGCCAGTGGGCCCCCTTCCCATGACAGGAGATCTCGGAAATGTTCTCGTTGGCGAAGGGAATCCTCACCCTCCCGTAACCCGTCCCCACGCAGTATGCCACCTCCTCCCACCTTCTTCCCGCCTTCCTCAGAGCCTCTTCCATCACCTCCCTGGCCGAAAGCTCTGGTCTGGGTCTCACCCTTCTCACCTCATGGGAGAGGATGCGCCCGTTCTCCATCAAAAGGGCTTTGGCAGTAAGGGAACCCACGTCGCAGCCGGCCACCAGCATGCTAACCCAGTCCCATCGTCTCGTTGAACTCTAAAATCCTGCGTTTGATTTCAGAAACCGGACTAACCCTGAAGTCCCAGCAATCGGCCTCTATTTTCAGACAGGGAAGACCCGTCTCCTTCTGTAGCGCCCTTATAAAGGCTTGGAAACCCCCCCACACATTCTTACAGGCTGGATGACCCGCAAAAACAAAACAGTCCCCTCCCCACTGCTCCACGCACCAAAGGTAGTCCTCAAGCCACTGTTCCGGGTAATCCATGGGTCCTCTCTGTTGCCTGGTCATGGGATAATTCCAGCACCTCTGCGCCAATCCCTCGAGCATGGTATCCAAGGAGGAAGTATCGATGGGTCTCTCAGCGTGGAAGAGGGTCAGGATATCCACCACGTAGCTCATCCCATTCTCTTCCAGCCAGAACCAAAGATCCATGCTCGGAGAGTAGAAGCCCGTGTACACCCAAATCTGTCTAATGCGCTCCTCTGGTTTGGCCCCTTCCCTCCTCCTCAGCCTGTCCTTGGAGGCCTCCAACACCGTTTCGAAGAGCTTGGTCCCCTGGGGGGTTCCCACCGAGCTGAACTTCACGGCCTGCAAGAAGATGTTGAAACAGGAGTGGACGGGATTGGGGCGGGCCCTCTTCAGATCATTGATCTCCAGATAACACCTCCTGCACTTCTCGCTTTCCTCTACCACCTCCCTCAACCTCTCCTCCTCCAGCTTCCTTCCCGCGAACTCCTCCAGTTTCCTCACTTGGTGCCTGTACTCCTTTAGGTAATACCGGAAGGCCCTTTCTCCATGATAGGTAGGGCAGTCTATTCCCAGATAGGGAACACCCAACCTAACAGCCATGTATTCGTAGAGCTTGGAATTGGCATCACAGCTTCCCGGGGCAGCGGTGACCACTAGGTCCGGGCGGAGACCGAGGCCCTTCAGGATGGCCCCACAGGCTGCCCTCTGCGAGGTGCACATGGTCTCGAGCAATCCCTCCTCCACACTCCAGTCGAAGTACACGTGCGGATCTTCCAAGAAGATGGTGGCAAAGGAGGTGAGCACCTCCGGCACCAGTGGGACTAGGTCCAGTGCGTATAGAACTTCGGGAGCGGTGTTGAAGCTGGAGAGCACCACCTTCTTCCCCTCCTCCTTCGCTCCCCTCACCATCCCCAAGTACCAGCCGGCCCACCTGGATACCTCCATGGCCACCCTCCGGATGGCAGGATCGGAGAGGAAGAGGTGTCTCAGGACCTCGGCCTGGGAGGGAACGGCCGCTACCAGGTCTTCCAGCTCCCTCTCCGTCACATCCTCTGGGATGGAGGAAGCTAGGGAAAGAAGGGTAAAGAGTCTCTCCTCGAGCGGCAGCTGCCTAGCCTCTTCCAACCCTCTCACCCTTCTCGGCGAGCTTCCTTATTTCCCTCTCCTCCAGCCTTGGGCGGAGGTAGACCGCATATCCCCCCTGGGTCCTCTCCACCATCACCTTCCACCCTCCCCTCTCCCCCTCCTCCCTCTCCGACTGGCCCTTCACCACCCGATGCAGCATCTCCTCCATCCCCTCCAAGAGTTCCTTGGGAAGCCTGGGCCTGAAATCGGGACAGAGTCTCAGGCTGGCGGGGTTCTCCTCGGCCCCCTTCAGCTGGCAACTTATCCTCTCCCACCCTTCCCATCTCGCCCAGAAACAGTCCTCGCATCTCACGGGACTCATTTTCCCAGCCTCTCCAAGAAGGCCTGGACCCTAGTCCTGATCCTTCCCACCTCCGCCAGCGGGCCGTACTGCCTCTCCAAGAGCAGGGTGGGCACTCCCTCTTCCTCCAGCCTCCTGGCGAAGAGGGTGTTGTCCCCTCCGTGCGTGTCGCAGAACTTCATGTGTTCCAGGATCACCCCTTCCACTCTCCATTCCTTGATCAACCTCCTCAAAAAGCTGAGCTTCCTTTCGAATTCCCCGTAGGTCCTGGCACAGGGCATGTGATAGTAGTACCTCCTGACCAAAGCCTCGAAGGGATCACCCCTTTCCTCCACCAGATCCACGATGGACCTCATGCCAAAGCAGAGGGAGTCCGTGACCACCAGACCTCCCTGCCCCTCTATCACCCTCACCAGCTCCGGATCATCGTTCACACTCCCCACGAGCATAAGTCTGGCTCCCGAATGCTCCTTTCCCCTTTCCTCTATTTCTTCAAGGGCTTCCTCCAGCAGACGGTTGTAAACCTCCCTCCTCATAGCCGTGCTCGCCACATGAATGGCTAAGGCCTCCTGCCCGGAAATGAGGGGCTTCTCCTTCTTTCTCTTCTCGTTCAGCTCCAGCAAGAGCCTCCTCCCCCTGTTGTACTCCCTTACGGCCTCCTCCAGCCTCTCCCCCTCGAGCTTCGTCCCGAAGTGTCTCTCCATGGCACCCAAAAGGGAGGAGATCTCCTCCCGGTAGAACTCCAGCCCATGCTCCGTGAGGGTGTGGGGAATCCCGAAGTAG
The nucleotide sequence above comes from Candidatus Hadarchaeales archaeon. Encoded proteins:
- a CDS encoding acyl-CoA dehydratase activase encodes the protein MLVAGCDVGSLTAKALLMENGRILSHEVRRVRPRPELSAREVMEEALRKAGRRWEEVAYCVGTGYGRVRIPFANENISEISCHGKGAHWLLPSVRTVIDIGGQDCKVIRVDGEGRLVNFVMNDKCAAGTGRFLELMAKTLGVGVEDLGRLSLSSKEPIPITNICAVYAQSEVLSYLAEGASAEDVAAGVNQSMAARVKALASRVGVEREVVLSGGVAKNIGVVKYLEEMLGVPLIKLDFDPQLVGALGAALFASERVGGN
- a CDS encoding 2-hydroxyacyl-CoA dehydratase family protein, with the protein product MRGLEEARQLPLEERLFTLLSLASSIPEDVTERELEDLVAAVPSQAEVLRHLFLSDPAIRRVAMEVSRWAGWYLGMVRGAKEEGKKVVLSSFNTAPEVLYALDLVPLVPEVLTSFATIFLEDPHVYFDWSVEEGLLETMCTSQRAACGAILKGLGLRPDLVVTAAPGSCDANSKLYEYMAVRLGVPYLGIDCPTYHGERAFRYYLKEYRHQVRKLEEFAGRKLEEERLREVVEESEKCRRCYLEINDLKRARPNPVHSCFNIFLQAVKFSSVGTPQGTKLFETVLEASKDRLRRREGAKPEERIRQIWVYTGFYSPSMDLWFWLEENGMSYVVDILTLFHAERPIDTSSLDTMLEGLAQRCWNYPMTRQQRGPMDYPEQWLEDYLWCVEQWGGDCFVFAGHPACKNVWGGFQAFIRALQKETGLPCLKIEADCWDFRVSPVSEIKRRILEFNETMGLG
- a CDS encoding 2-hydroxyacyl-CoA dehydratase family protein — encoded protein: MQVSSGISNPHVEGWKREGGRVIGYTCSYFPEELVHALGMLPFRIRGTGCSGTHLADAWYGPVNCSYTRCCLQLVLEGRYGFLDGAVISRTCDHMRRMYDCWKAAGNLPPFFYYFGIPHTLTEHGLEFYREEISSLLGAMERHFGTKLEGERLEEAVREYNRGRRLLLELNEKRKKEKPLISGQEALAIHVASTAMRREVYNRLLEEALEEIEERGKEHSGARLMLVGSVNDDPELVRVIEGQGGLVVTDSLCFGMRSIVDLVEERGDPFEALVRRYYYHMPCARTYGEFERKLSFLRRLIKEWRVEGVILEHMKFCDTHGGDNTLFARRLEEEGVPTLLLERQYGPLAEVGRIRTRVQAFLERLGK